From a region of the Fusarium verticillioides 7600 chromosome 9, whole genome shotgun sequence genome:
- a CDS encoding ubiquitin-conjugating enzyme E2 D/E, with amino-acid sequence MSKRITKEFGEISQNPPEGFSVSLPPDETIYTWHVTLTAPESTPYHPGKFGIVLTLPIEYPFKPPVVKFITRIYHPNVTNDGQGNICLGLLKPEAWKPSTQLRAVLEGLRNLLEEPQIGDPLEERIAQEYQNNRAEFTKNAKKHVELYAMGSPDFPPVA; translated from the exons ATGTCCAAACGTATCACAAAG GAATTCGGCGAGATTTCCCAGAACCCGCCTGAAGGTTTCTCTGTCTCCCTCCCTCCTGATGAGACCATCTACACCTGGCATGTTACGCTCACGGCACCTGAGTCAACTCCCTACCACCCAGGCAAATTCGGAATCGTCCTGACCCTGCCAATTGAATACCCCTTCAAGCCGCCTgtcgtcaagttcatcacTCGAATTTACCACCCCAACGTCACAAACGACGGCCAGGGCAACATCTGCCTTGGCCTACTCAAGCCCGAAGCTTGGAAACCCAGCACACAGCTCCGCGCTGTTCTCGAGGGCCTTCGCAACCTCCTGGAGGAGCCCCAGATCGGCGACCCCCTCGAGGAGCGAATTGCTCAAGAGTATCAAAACAACCGTGCCGAGTTTACGAAAAACGCCAAGAAACATGTTGAGCTGTATGCAATGGGTTCGCCTGACTTCCCTCCGGTTGCCTAG
- a CDS encoding ATP-dependent rRNA helicase RRP3, whose product MFGAKRRKVAHDAPKKKKEVVAEKPARPEPESSEEEQSEEESATLEEPSAEEAVEDAPKKTFKDLGIVDALCEACEKLNYKYPTPIQEKSIPVALEGRDIIGLAETGSGKTAAFALPVLQALLDKPQPLFGLVLAPTRELATQIGQAFEALGSLISLRCAVIVGGLDMVPQAIALGKKPHIIVATPGRLVDHLEKTKGFSLRTLKYLIMDEADRLLDMDFGPSIDKILKFIPRERRTYLFSATISSKIESLQRASLRDPVRVSISSNKYQTVSTLLQHYIFIPHVRKDVYLIYLINEHVGKSTIIFTRTVWETQRISILLRTLGFGAIPLHGQLSQTSRLGALNKFRSGTRDILVATDVAARGLDIPSVDVVLNYDLPQDSKTYIHRVGRTARAGKSGIAISVVTQYDVEIFTRIEAALGKKLTEYPTEKEEVFTFQTRVEEAQRHARVEMKSFTEERGKKGSTLKGGRKKGGKRGRDDMDKEEG is encoded by the exons ATGTTCGGCGCAAAACGAAGAAAGGTCGCTCACGATgcgcccaagaagaagaaagaggtcGTTGCGGAGAAACCTGCTCGGCCTGAGCCCGAATCTTCTGAGGAAGAGCAGTCTGAGGAAGAGTCCGCTACTCTAGAGGAGCCTTCTGCTGAGGAagcagttgaagatgcccCCAAGAAAACCTTCAAAGATCTC GGCATCGTCGACGCTCTCTGCGAAGCTTGCGAAAAGCTCAACTACAAGTACCCCACGCCCATCCAAGAAAAGTCCATCCCCGTCGCTCTCGAAGGCCGTGATATTATCGGTCTCGCCGAAACAGGTAGTGGAAAGACAGCTGCCTTTGCTCTCCCCGTCCTCCAGGCCCTTCTAGACAAGCCTCAGCCTCTGTTCGGTCTCGTCCTCGCCCCGACTCGTGAACTGGCAACCCAGATCGGCCAAGCCTTCGAAGCTCTCGGATCGCTCATTTCTCTACGATGTGCTGTGATTGTCGGTGGATTGGACATGGTTCCCCAGGCCATCGCCCTCGGAAAGAAGCCTCATATCATTGTTGCGACACCTGGTCGTCTTGTGGACCATCTTGAAAAGACCAAGGGCTTTTCGCTGCGAACGCTCAAGTACTTGATCATGGACGAGGCCGATCGACTTCTGGATATGGACTTTGGACCTAGCATCGACAAGATTCTCAAGTTCATTCCCCGCGAGCGACGCACATACCTTTTCTCTGCGACAATCAGctccaagatcgagagtCTGCAGCGTGCCAGTTTGAGGGATCCTGTTCGTGTGAGCATCAGCTCCAACAAGTACCAGACCGTCTCGACTCTGCTCCAGCACTATATCTTTATTCCTCATGTCCGCAAGGACGTCTATCTTATCTACCTGATCAACGAGCATGTTGGAAAATCCACAATCATCTTCACTCGAACAGTCTGGGAGACACAGCGTATTTCCATCCTGCTAAGGACCCTTGGATTCGGCGCCATTCCTCTGCACGGCCAGCTCTCTCAAACTTCCCGTCTAGGCGCCCTCAACAAGTTCCGCTCTGGCACACGAGATATCCTCGTTGCTACCGATGTCGCCGCCCGTGGTTTAGATATCCCCTCGGTCGACGTTGTTCTCAACTACGATCTCCCCCAGGACTCCAAGACATACATTCACAGAGTCGGACGAACAGCCCGTGCTGGAAAGTCTGGTATCGCCATCAGCGTTGTGACGCAGTACGACGTCGAGATCTTCACACGAATCGAGGCTGCTCtcggcaagaagctcacggAGTATCCcaccgagaaggaggaggtttTCACTTTCCAGACCCGAGTTGAGGAGGCTCAACGCCACGCCAGGGTCGAGATGAAGTCCTTCACCGAAGAGAggggcaagaagggcagcaCATTGAAAGGCGGACGCAAGAAGGGCGGCAAGCGGGGGAGAGACGACATggacaaggaggagggttAA
- a CDS encoding histone transcription regulator 3, with product MRWTSAKHAELTPNSHQNSQLCKDISSVAHTNVGCCSRSIATANMPAFQAINLEPEDNIDEQIDTTKEIHVDEALKRFQNALKLHAQGPRSREAAETAYTELFESEIFKYREAKTDYERAERHADGQPDVSNLDHSLTDGGLDVDAGGADGVAASLSQALYLSYKNYGQFFVDKYKDESTSNPAFKDKTRLKYHDDHANKVLDSWMAALDQDPSDPELWRRAARFAGAMNSHRLKRFCLEAAIELDDDPAVVEVEPPSLAEGMAGEQLKDQLQLLGDDMALSHPIMAPWLKKKMPALLKRHLDPIPFLPDPTKSLIPPKDPVTQDQTTEDTEMRDAQNASRSDPKTVSSWASLGDEIINRLTNYTEVFDIFDELLDSNVDEAVVETPSNDSESIGSEIQVAIGRPIQLAEPSEKSSPEAEPKDQKAASEATEDSQKAGDQPKKETNGVSTRKRSQSAAGLPDGAEEENATEKRSKRVRRRETLHAEESTDPSALIANQLQPYQGADQNLFQMTKSVLENLGVDDKSTFDFITELIDSCAVEDRPGKIANLAAGDLSSAIVDFREEVAKVFLHKNEQAPLGPSSFLEHAKTSSQDQNSTPSFNETQGLRSFATKIGESRSWMTPEDVAYEWVRAVSESYATAKWSDKMKLSVVQMLNNSDAALYQRINEKLELAAGSPEKLAELETIVPMIYELHIDIYELITNPNSVVDYATRMKTKYRLGRWLNVASAYIQALDCPSNDELSARFLWTSVLVSSHSERPVREHILLMWTSLRDHLADEKIPTISLPNNVVMPTISPEAADREISKLTTMDFFLGLFQDNMEDPVSVIETLEPVLNPSSVCVPDQEADSESPGTEDDDSSSSSSSSSSDKQKKSLSDCASQSLQDLWKFLHNSSTELRLFLWSRLGTAYHAIGYPTKQFSCYLKSIELIVSDLEGETYANTPADSRKLLFMRTLKSLDELLISALYSALNDNTAFEIIDDAHIKSATAALAKVNCLLHVSSLCEDEVRIGLKTDRPGNAASKTALQSLKNRLKEMQIRAWCLQYTMFRAGINEDNCIIGPEKDLADFLAAIHQVIGIRKFCKASNKIFLKVMRVELLKLKNIENWEDYLGQVLYDLHGLKLGAGVWEVQDHACPPEKLEKRQTMQLVERVTILANRMPMKDLLKSDLKTTIDHMQQTLGQAKSTSQMYHNLRNFTEYLKRPIHPLRLYRALTGEVSVDAVSVNTPETILATHGWFFLLGMMALTKFKGVDLNRRQTPGATDDLRIGATFLRLQLQFTADRWDAWFRLAECFDYELDESVLWTADKMNKDRPELVKFQRNAIHCYTLALSHSRNVEVETHDGDPLHDLYHKFAMRMYASSREPFAMEPFHHSDQERYFIEDMGAGTFKKILHPQMNEYKVWKFAAKLFRMAMQRKPTDWKNPYMLSKCYWKMYQTSDDQLDVKDMKSKISIELLIQTLQKAVTVAHNARRGRNSDPILEPHYKIVSILHKLVIRGDIPSKDAAAILAEQPFGLPVNPDDHFASFTEPEDWEEYIIRILTKLRDKDKSNWQHRIIIRHARILFDEANEAQGSDRLVEAKAAFSILRDSMVTKTMVMNVWKCDAERPGRHHVYTEQYVRFMTKLLVIMSDRNNLEQLLRRLRKKGADYYHFTDLWQSCCMAYLKLLREGYHVSPVSDDVFKSLSSEEFEVIGERIADWAASDGADIPLFNCMKETIELKKLNANLMKVAPIDDLLNDCYSRIYSEIAKTLPGPDPSKVVEERHHAKEVAAQLEAAQAEAKATSSLANILNAPNGQESITGTATPMETEKHEAAPRARKLGVRRPDVLRKAEQAVVRALEAPKSNKSRVGSVSSGKRGSHTPIQHASDAGSDEEADAQIRREAGHDVDVDMKDAGDEHEDEHEDHEEEHDEDHEDGADDDNGEEHADDKAESEPGSIHDSADDESDLSDVPEDYDEEVPPGLIFPNLRHHTDESSGEDADSESEGDDEAEESDGEEEAEEVAEEEEEHDESREDGEETLGNEDTELVDGEEEEEEDEVDGDERREDWDADDSVRAEAW from the exons ATGAGGTGGACGTCCGCCAAGCATGCCGAATTGACCCCAAACTCTCATCAAAATAGCCAACTTTGTAAGGATATATCTTCTGTCGCACACACGAATGTCGGCTGTTGCTCTAGAAGTATTGCGACCGCCAATATG CCGGCATTCCAAGCAATCAACCTCGAGCCAGAGGACAATATCGACGAGCAAATCGATACCACAAAGGAGATTCAT GTCGATGAAGCTCTTAAAAGGTTCCAGAATGCCTTGAAACTCCATGCACAAGGGCCCCGATCGCGCGAAGCTGCCGAAACCGCCTACACCGAGCTATTCGAATCCGAGATCTTCAAATACCGAGAAGCAAAAACCGACTACGAACGAGCAGAGCGACATGCAGACGGTCAACCAGATGTGTCCAACTTGGACCATTCCCTCACAGATGGAGGATTAGATGTCGATGCTGGAGGGGCAGATGGTGTCGCAGCTAGTCTTTCTCAAGCGCTCTATTTATCGTACAAAAACTACGGCCAGTTCTTTGTCGACAAGTACAAGGACGAATCGACCTCAAACCCGGCATTCAAGGATAAGACTCGACTGAAATATCATGACGACCATGCAAACAAAGTTTTGGATAGCTGGATGGCTGCTTTGGATCAGGACCCATCCGACCCAGAGCTCTGGAGAAGGGCTGCTCGGTTCGCGGGCGCCATGAATAGCCACCGTCTCAAGCGGTTTTGTCTTGAGGCTGCGATTGAGTTGGATGACGACCCTGCTGTTGTGGAAGTTGAGCCTCCCTCCTTAGCAGAAGGCATGGCGGGTGAGCAGTTGAAGGACCAACtgcagcttcttggcgacgATATGGCTCTATCGCATCCGATAATGGCTCCCTGGCtaaagaagaaaatgccTGCTCTTCTCAAGCGTCACCTTGATCCCATTCCCTTTCTCCCCGACCCGACGAAGTCATTAATACCACCCAAAGACCCCGTCACTCAGGATCAGACTACAGAAGACACAGAAATGAGAGATGCCCAGAATGCCAGCCGCAGCGATCCTAAGACAGTATCGTCCTGGGcaagtcttggtgatgaaatCATAAATCGTCTTACAAATTATACCGAGGTATTTGACATATTTGATGAACTCTTGGACAGCAACGTGGATGAGGCTGTCGTAGAAACACCCTCGAACGATTCTGAGAGCATCGGTTCAGAAATTCAAGTTGCGATAGGAAGGCCGATTCAGCTAGCGGAACCGTCTGAGAAGAGTAGCCCTGAAGCAGAACCCAAGGATCAAAAAGCTGCATCCGAGGCCACCGAAGACAGCCAAAAGGCTGGTGACCAGCCCAAAAAAGAAACCAACGGAGTGTCAACAAGGAAACGATCGCAATCTGCAGCAGGACTGCCAGACGGcgcggaagaagagaatgcGACCGAGAAACGCAGTAAACGAGTTCGACGAAGAGAAACACTACACGCTGAGGAATCAACTGATCCCAGCGCATTAATTGCTAATCAATTACAGCCTTATCAAGGTGCTGACCAAAACCTATTCCAAATGACCAAGAGCGTACTCGAAAATCTGGGAGTGGACGACAAGTCGACCTTCGATTTCATCACTGAGCTCATCGATTCATGCGCTGTTGAAGACCGACCGGGTAAGATCGCAAATCTGGCCGCAGGGGATCTGAGCAGTGCCATTGTTGACTTTCGCGAGGAGGTCGCCAAGGTGTTCTTGCACAAGAATGAGCAAGCTCCCCTCGGCCCATCATCTTTCTTGGAGCATGCGAAGACAAGTTCGCAAGACCAGAACTCAACGCCGAGTTTCAATGAGACACAGGGCTTAAGGTCGTTTGCTACAAAGATCGGAGAATCTCGATCGTGGATGACCCCTGAAGATGTCGCATACGAATGGGTCAGAGCTGTCAGCGAGAGCTATGCAACAGCCAAGTGGTccgacaagatgaagctatcTGTAGTCCAGATGCTCAATAATTCGGACGCCGCGTTGTATCAAAGGATCAATGAAAAGTTGGAGTTGGCTGCTGGTTCACCCGAGAAGCTGGCCGAGCTCGAAACCATTGTCCCTATGATCTATGAACTTCATATCGACATATACGAACTCATCACCAATCCCAACAGCGTTGTGGATTATGCCACTCGTATGAAGACCAAATACCGACTCGGGAGATGGCTTAATGTTGCTTCTGCTTACATCCAGGCACTCGATTGCCCTTCAAATGATGAACTTTCAGCACGATTCTTATGGACCTCAGTTCTTGTGTCTTCACATTCTGAGCGGCCTGTGCGCGAACACATTCTTCTCATGTGGACATCTCTACGGGATCACCTggcagatgagaagatcCCAACCATTTCGCTGCCAAACAACGTAGTTATGCCAACGATCTCCCCAGAGGCTGCGGATCGCGAAATTTCCAAGCTCACTACAATGGACTTTTTCCTCGGTCTCTTTCAGGATAACATGGAGGATCCAGTCTCTGTCATCGAGACGCTAGAGCCTGTTCTCAACCCTTCTTCCGTCTGCGTCCCCGACCAGGAGGCAGACTCCGAGAGTCCGGGtactgaagatgatgattcaagttcaagttcaagctcaagctcaagcgaCAAGCAAAAGAAGTCACTTTCAGACTGTGCAAGTCAGAGCCTCCAAGATTTGTGGAAATTTCTTCATAACAGTAGCACAGAGCTTAGGTTGTTTCTGTGGTCACGTTTGGGAACAGCTTACCATGCTATCGGTTATCCTACCAAGCAATTCTCTTGCTATCTGAAGAGCATTGAGTTGATCGTGTCAGATCTGGAAGGCGAAACATATGCCAACACTCCGGCCGACTCCAGGAAGTTGCTCTTTATGCGCACTCTGAAATCGCTGGATGAGCTCCTCATTAGCGCGCTGTATTCTGCCCTCAATGATAACACCGCTTTCGAGATTATTGATGACGCTCACATCAAATCTGCCACTGCCGCGCTCGCCAAGGTCAACTGTTTACTGCACGTGTCGAGCCTctgtgaagatgaggttcGAATTGGCCTCAAGACAGATCGACCTGGCAATGCTGCTTCGAAAACAGCTCTCCAATCACTCAAGAACaggttgaaggagatgcagatTCGTGCATGGTGTCTCCAATACACCATGTTCAGGGCTGGTATAAATGAAGACAATTGCATAATCGGGCCCGAAAAGGACCTGGCCGACTTCCTCGCCGCCATCCACCAGGTTATTGGCATTCGCAAGTTTTGCAAAGCTTCAAACAAAATTTTCCTCAAGGTTATGCGTgtcgaacttctcaagcttaAGAACATTGAGAACTGGGAAGACTATCTTGGACAAGTGCTCTACGATCTACATGGCCTCAAACTTGGGGCAGGCGTCTGGGAAGTCCAGGATCACGCCTGTCCCcccgagaagcttgagaagcgacAGACCATGCAACTCGTGGAGAGGGTTACTATCCTCGCGAACCGCATGCCGATGAAAGATCTTCTCAAGTCAgatctcaagacaacaatCGACCACATGCAGCAGACTCTTGGCCAAGCAAAGTCAACGTCTCAGATGTACCACAATCTCCGCAACTTTACCGAATACTTGAAGAGGCCTATACACCCACTGCGTCTGTACCGAGCCCTTACTGGGGAAGTCTCAGTCGACGCTGTGTCTGTGAACACGCCCGAGACCATCCTCGCGACTCATGGCTGGTTCTTTTTGCTCGGCATGATGGCtctcaccaagttcaagggtGTCGATTTGAATCGTAGACAGACTCCTGGCGCAACCGATGATTTGCGTATTGGTGCGACTTTCTTGAGACTACAACTTCAGTTCACTGCAGACAGGTGGGATGCCTGGTTCCGGTTGGCCGAATGCTTTGACTACGAGCTGGATGAGTCGGTTCTCTGGACTGCCGATAAGATGAACAAGGACCGACCCGAGTTGGTCAAGTTCCAGCGAAATGCTATCCATTGCTATACCCTCGCGCTTTCACACTCCCGTAACGTGGAAGTTGAAACGCACGATGGAGACCCTTTGCATGACCTGTATCACAAATTTGCCATGCGAATGTATGCCTCGAGCCGTGAACCATTCGCTATGGAACCATTCCATCACTCTGATCAAGAACGGTACTTTATCGAGGATATGGGAGCGGGAACCTTCAAGAAGATTTTGCACCCGCAAATGAATGAGTACAAAGTCTGGAAATTTGCAGCCAAGCTGTTCAGGATGGCAATGCAACGAAAGCCAACCGATTGGAA GAACCCGTACATGCTCTCCAAGTGCTATTGGAAGATGTACCAGACATCTGATGACCAACTTGATGTCAAAGACATGAAGTCCAAGATCAGCATTGAACTACTGATCCAAACACTTCAGAAAGCAGTCACGGTAGCGCACAATGCTCGAAGAGGTCGGAACAGTGATCCTATCCTCGAGCCACATTACAAGATAGTTTCCATCTTGCACAAGCTGGTGATTCGAGGAGACATACCATCTAAAGACGCTGCTGCGATCTTAGCTGAGCAGCCATTTGGCTTACCTGTCAACCCTGATGACCACTTTGCTTCCTTCACAGAGCCTGAAGATTGGGAGGAGTACATTATTCGcattctcaccaagctcagaGACAAGGATAAGTCTAACTGGCAGcatcgcatcatcatcaggCACGCCAGAATCCTGTTCGATGAGGCTAACGAGGCGCAGGGCAGCGACAGATTGGTGGAAGCAAAGGCTGCTTTCAGCATTCTTCGGGACAGCATGGTCACTAAAACGATGGTTATGAACGTCTGGAAGTGCGATGCGGAGCGACCCGGTCGACATCACGTTTACACAGAACAATACGTCCGCTTCATGACCAAGCTGTTGGTCATTATGTCAGATCGCAATAATCTGGAGCAACTTCTCAGACGTCTTCGGAAGAAGGGTGCAGACTATTACCACTTCACCGATTTATGGCAGTCTTGCTGCATGGCTtacctcaagctcttgcGAGAGGGTTACCATGTATCACCAGTCTCGGACGATGTGTTCAAGTCTCTTTCCAGCGAGGAGTTCGAGGTCATTGGAGAGAGAATCGCAGACTGGGCCGCAAGCGACGGTGCTGATATCCCATTGTTCAACTGCATGAAAGAAACAATCGAGCTGAAAAAGCTCAATGCCAATCTTATGAAAGTGGCACCGATTGATGATCTTCTGAACGACTGTTACTCCAGGATCTACTCTGAGATAGCTAAGACGCTGCCTGGCCCAGACCCTAGCAAGGTTGTAGAGGAGCGACACCATGCTAAAGAGGTCGCGGCCCAGCTCGAAGCAGCGCAAGCAGAGGCAAAAGCCACCAGCTCGCTCGCAAATATTCTCAATGCGCCCAATGGACAGGAGAGCATCACAGGCACAGCAACTCCCATGGAGACAGAGAAGCACGAGGCTGCACCACGGGCACGAAAGCTTGGCGTCAGACGACCCGATGTCTTGCGTAAGGCTGAGCAAGCAGTCGTCCGAGCACTGGAGGCGCCCAAGTCAAATAAGAGTAGAGTTGGCAGTGTCTCGAGCGGTAAGCGTGGTAGCCACACGCCTATTCAGCATGCAAGCGATGCGGGCAGCGACGAGGAAGCTGATGCTCAGATTCGGCGGGAAGCTGGTCAcgacgttgatgttgatatgaAAGATGCTGGAGATGAGCATGAAGACGAACACGAAGACCATGAGGAAgagcatgatgaagatcacgAAGATGGCGCGGATGATGACAACGGCGAAGAGCACGCCGATGATAAGGCTGAGAGCGAGCCAGGCAGCATTCATGATTcagccgatgatgagagtgacCTGAGCGATGTCCCTGAGGACTACGATGAGGAGGTCCCTCCCGGGCTTATCTTCCCCAATCTGAGACACCACACCGACGAGTCAAGCGGTGAAGACGCTGACAGTGAAAGTGAGGGAGAcgatgaagccgaggagagtgatggtgaggaagaggccgaggaggtagcagaggaagaagaggaacatGACGAGAGTCGCgaggatggtgaagagacTCTGGGCAACGAGGATACAGAGTTGGtggatggcgaagaggaagaggaagaagatgaggttgatggcgatgaacgACGAGAGGATTGGGATGCAGACGATTCTGTAAGGGCTGAAGCGTGGTGA